Proteins encoded together in one Alteribacter keqinensis window:
- the asnB gene encoding asparagine synthase (glutamine-hydrolyzing), whose amino-acid sequence MCGITGWVDFRRPIENEKETLKTMADTLSRRGPDASQVWAEGHAGFGHTRLIVVDPAGGLQPMSRTKNNNTYTVCYNGELYNTEDIRKELIKEGYTFLSHSDTEVLLTAFIAWGEKCVEKFNGIFAFAIWNQKEERLFLGRDRLGVKPLFYMEHQTGIVFGSEPKAILAHPEIEAVIDEDGLQELLALCPSRTPGHGVYKGMKELRPAHFLKIDREGRRVNRYWQVKSEKHTQSADETADHIRWLLKDTVERQLVADVPVCTFLSGGVDSSALTALAANYFKEKGRGTLSTYSIDYEENDKYFKSSKFQPNPDAPWIKVMSDFLGSNHHGCVINNDVLFDYLTPAAEARDFPGMADIDSSLLWFSEQIKQDVTVGLSGECADEIFGGYPWFHDEETIKRESFPWMRSVQERQQLLRPAWKDKLHLNEYADKRYTDTVIETPLLDGETELEQKRRALFYLNMTWFMTTLLDRKDRMSMAASLEVRVPFADHRLVEYVWNIPWDMKMYGGREKGILRKALEDVLPHDILYRKKSPYPKTHHPVYTEKVTSALQGVLTQGDSPLFDLFEKRTIRELVDSKGSSFRTPYFGQLMSGPQLIAHLWQFHHWLISSKVKIL is encoded by the coding sequence ATGTGTGGAATTACAGGCTGGGTGGATTTCAGGCGCCCGATTGAGAATGAAAAAGAAACACTGAAAACAATGGCTGACACCCTGTCCAGACGTGGTCCCGATGCTTCACAGGTTTGGGCAGAAGGTCATGCGGGTTTCGGCCATACAAGATTAATCGTTGTCGATCCTGCAGGCGGTCTTCAGCCTATGAGCCGGACGAAAAACAATAATACGTACACCGTCTGCTATAACGGTGAACTTTACAACACCGAAGATATCCGTAAAGAATTAATTAAGGAAGGGTATACTTTTTTGTCCCACTCCGATACGGAAGTTCTACTGACTGCTTTTATTGCATGGGGAGAAAAGTGTGTTGAAAAATTTAATGGAATCTTTGCATTTGCTATATGGAACCAGAAAGAAGAACGTCTGTTTCTTGGCCGTGACCGCCTTGGTGTAAAGCCCCTTTTTTATATGGAGCATCAAACAGGCATTGTTTTCGGTTCCGAACCAAAAGCCATTCTGGCCCATCCTGAAATCGAAGCTGTAATTGATGAAGATGGTTTGCAGGAACTTCTGGCTCTGTGTCCTTCAAGAACACCGGGACATGGTGTATATAAAGGGATGAAGGAGCTGCGGCCTGCTCATTTTTTAAAAATCGACCGCGAAGGCCGGAGAGTAAACAGGTACTGGCAGGTTAAGAGTGAAAAACATACTCAGTCAGCAGATGAAACAGCAGACCACATCCGCTGGCTCTTAAAGGATACGGTGGAGCGTCAGCTTGTGGCGGACGTGCCGGTGTGTACATTTCTCTCGGGAGGAGTGGACTCCAGCGCCCTTACTGCCCTTGCTGCCAATTACTTTAAAGAAAAAGGGCGTGGTACGTTAAGTACCTACTCCATCGACTATGAGGAAAATGATAAATACTTTAAATCGAGTAAATTTCAGCCCAATCCGGATGCGCCGTGGATTAAAGTGATGTCTGATTTCCTTGGATCAAATCATCACGGGTGCGTGATTAATAATGATGTTTTGTTTGATTACCTCACACCTGCAGCAGAAGCCCGGGATTTCCCGGGAATGGCGGACATTGATTCATCGCTTTTGTGGTTTAGTGAGCAGATAAAACAAGATGTGACGGTCGGGCTGTCCGGCGAGTGCGCCGATGAAATTTTCGGGGGCTATCCATGGTTTCATGATGAAGAGACGATCAAAAGGGAGAGCTTTCCCTGGATGCGGTCTGTTCAGGAGAGACAGCAGCTTTTAAGGCCTGCATGGAAGGATAAGCTCCATTTAAACGAGTATGCAGATAAACGCTACACAGATACTGTAATAGAAACACCGCTGCTCGATGGGGAAACAGAACTGGAGCAGAAGCGGAGGGCATTGTTTTATTTGAACATGACTTGGTTTATGACGACGCTTTTGGACCGGAAAGACAGGATGAGTATGGCTGCGAGTCTGGAAGTACGGGTCCCGTTTGCCGATCACCGGCTGGTGGAGTATGTGTGGAACATTCCGTGGGATATGAAGATGTACGGCGGAAGGGAAAAAGGAATCCTTCGAAAAGCATTGGAAGACGTCCTTCCTCACGACATCCTTTACCGTAAGAAAAGTCCATACCCTAAGACCCATCATCCCGTCTACACTGAAAAAGTGACCAGTGCCCTGCAGGGAGTATTAACTCAGGGGGACTCACCACTGTTTGATCTCTTCGAGAAAAGGACCATACGGGAACTGGTGGACAGTAAAGGGTCTTCCTTCAGGACGCCTTATTTCGGTCAGCTTATGAGCGGGCCGCAGCTGATTGCTCATTTATGGCAATTTCATCACTGGCTGATCTCATCAAAGGTCAAAATTCTTTAA
- a CDS encoding YolD-like family protein — protein MLHDRGVLKWTSMMLPEHVKKLKELKAGYEKEQKPEPDPQLLEEWNGILSQASFKRVSVIITTVIQGNEATLTGTVERLDSVNGTLLLHNEEKRSISISLCDIAGITGETDWE, from the coding sequence ATGCTGCACGACCGGGGAGTATTAAAATGGACATCCATGATGCTTCCAGAGCACGTAAAGAAGTTAAAAGAGTTAAAAGCCGGTTATGAAAAAGAGCAAAAACCCGAACCCGATCCCCAGCTGCTGGAGGAATGGAACGGCATTCTTTCACAGGCTTCCTTTAAGCGAGTTTCTGTCATCATAACGACGGTCATACAAGGAAATGAAGCAACCTTAACGGGAACAGTCGAAAGATTGGATTCCGTAAATGGGACACTTCTCCTCCACAACGAAGAAAAACGCAGCATTTCCATTTCTCTGTGCGACATTGCCGGTATTACAGGTGAAACAGACTGGGAGTAA
- a CDS encoding phytoene desaturase family protein codes for MQKQKVAIIGAGPGGLAAAMMLSYRGFSVDVYEKQPYIGGRTSRVTEGDYHFDLGPTFFSMPHILEEVFEASGRNLHDYVELKELETMYELMFDDLTIHATRNREKMKKHIEDLFPGCGGRYEQFMIDTKKKMNKLMPMLQNQHGSLLDYVRLRSLKALPELEAGRSLYDVLGRYFDDERLKLSFTFQSKYLGMSPWECPGAFSILSYMEHEWGVFHPVGGLNRLTQAMAEVVKENGGRIHTGLGVKKLIVDKKQVTGLRLDNGEVIEADDVVMNADFARGMTTLFEERQVKKYSKKVIEKKKYSCSTFMIYAGVKKTVNLGHHTILFSNDYKNNVEEITKTKKLSQDPSIYVQHASQTDPTLAPEGKSALYILAPVPNNFSGIEWEKEKDKFRDLIWNLVEEKTGQKLRDSVEVEKILTPFDWEHDKQVYKGATFNLAHNLGQMMYFRPHNQFEEVDRLWLVGGGTHPGSGLPTIFESARITSNAITKKYHKAGMHV; via the coding sequence ATGCAAAAACAAAAGGTGGCCATTATCGGTGCAGGGCCAGGTGGACTGGCTGCTGCCATGATGTTGTCTTATAGAGGTTTTTCTGTAGACGTATACGAAAAACAACCATACATAGGCGGGAGAACGTCAAGGGTTACAGAGGGGGATTACCACTTTGACCTAGGGCCCACGTTTTTCAGTATGCCTCATATTCTTGAAGAAGTTTTTGAAGCTTCAGGACGTAATTTACACGATTACGTTGAACTTAAAGAGCTGGAAACAATGTATGAACTGATGTTTGACGATCTGACCATTCATGCCACAAGAAACCGGGAAAAAATGAAAAAACATATTGAGGATTTGTTTCCGGGGTGCGGCGGACGCTATGAGCAGTTCATGATTGATACGAAAAAGAAAATGAACAAGCTTATGCCTATGCTGCAGAATCAGCATGGAAGCCTGCTGGATTATGTGAGACTTAGAAGCCTGAAGGCACTCCCTGAGCTTGAGGCAGGTCGTTCTCTTTATGACGTACTGGGCCGTTATTTTGACGATGAAAGGCTGAAGCTTTCTTTTACGTTTCAGTCAAAATATCTGGGGATGTCACCATGGGAGTGTCCCGGCGCCTTCAGTATTCTCTCCTATATGGAGCATGAGTGGGGGGTTTTTCACCCTGTCGGCGGACTGAATCGTCTTACTCAGGCAATGGCAGAGGTTGTAAAGGAGAATGGGGGGAGAATTCACACAGGACTGGGTGTAAAAAAGCTTATTGTTGATAAGAAGCAGGTAACGGGGCTGAGGCTCGATAACGGAGAGGTTATTGAAGCGGATGACGTAGTCATGAATGCGGACTTTGCAAGAGGAATGACCACCCTGTTTGAAGAAAGACAGGTAAAAAAATACTCAAAAAAAGTTATAGAAAAGAAAAAGTACTCGTGTTCTACATTTATGATTTATGCAGGGGTAAAAAAAACAGTGAACCTCGGTCACCACACGATTCTTTTTTCAAATGACTATAAAAACAATGTAGAAGAAATTACAAAAACAAAGAAGCTCTCACAGGATCCTTCCATTTATGTGCAGCACGCATCACAAACAGATCCGACTCTGGCACCGGAGGGGAAATCAGCCCTTTATATTCTTGCGCCGGTCCCGAACAATTTCAGCGGCATTGAATGGGAGAAAGAAAAGGACAAATTCCGGGACCTCATCTGGAATCTAGTAGAAGAAAAGACCGGACAAAAGCTTAGAGACTCTGTTGAGGTTGAAAAAATTCTTACACCCTTTGACTGGGAACACGATAAGCAAGTTTATAAAGGGGCAACATTCAACCTGGCTCACAACCTGGGTCAGATGATGTATTTCAGACCGCATAATCAGTTTGAAGAAGTTGACAGGCTTTGGCTTGTAGGAGGGGGGACCCATCCGGGAAGCGGACTTCCAACGATATTTGAATCAGCGAGAATTACGTCCAATGCAATAACAAAGAAATACCATAAGGCGGGGATGCACGTATGA
- a CDS encoding class I SAM-dependent methyltransferase, whose amino-acid sequence MKDIQKFWQARNWMKSNESFLTTWHAHVGYKLDLFDSFAEGEKVEEVAAREELNGQLLLRWVEVGLEVGHLKKTITGKIKPKKKMLKYVSAKSKDSVGILLREMMELHIPTLMQYPDLMQNNEQISYLEDKFANVVAETSALLEKASVPPMMKWVGKYKPGHIVDLGCGYGGYLKKIRETDEKVSLTGVEISSEVAEEAEGNLRNDNITILNEDLEDYINKGEKVDMVMIHNLLYYYEPKEREELFKKVSSLLNKGGTVTVISPLTDAKHGQTFAAAFNTFMSAHENLFPLPTEKEIESHGKAAGLKVKMSKPIIKEGGWYLLGLQKK is encoded by the coding sequence ATGAAGGACATACAAAAATTCTGGCAGGCAAGAAACTGGATGAAAAGTAATGAAAGCTTTCTTACCACATGGCACGCTCATGTGGGGTATAAATTAGATTTATTCGACAGCTTTGCAGAGGGAGAAAAAGTTGAGGAAGTAGCAGCAAGAGAAGAACTCAACGGCCAACTGCTTCTCAGATGGGTTGAGGTAGGGCTTGAAGTGGGCCATCTGAAAAAAACGATAACGGGAAAGATTAAACCAAAGAAAAAAATGCTTAAATACGTTTCTGCCAAAAGTAAGGATTCAGTCGGCATCCTGCTAAGAGAAATGATGGAGCTTCACATTCCAACACTTATGCAGTATCCCGACCTGATGCAAAACAATGAACAGATTTCATACCTTGAGGACAAGTTCGCCAATGTCGTAGCGGAAACGTCAGCGCTTCTGGAAAAAGCGTCAGTCCCGCCTATGATGAAATGGGTAGGTAAATATAAACCAGGACATATTGTTGACCTCGGGTGCGGTTATGGCGGGTATTTGAAAAAAATCAGGGAAACAGATGAGAAAGTCAGCCTTACCGGAGTGGAAATCAGCTCTGAGGTAGCTGAAGAAGCAGAAGGAAATTTGAGAAACGATAATATTACAATCCTCAACGAAGATCTTGAAGACTATATAAACAAAGGTGAAAAAGTCGACATGGTTATGATCCATAATCTTTTATACTATTATGAACCCAAAGAGAGAGAAGAACTTTTTAAAAAGGTCTCCTCCTTACTGAACAAAGGAGGAACCGTTACCGTAATTTCTCCGTTAACAGATGCAAAACATGGTCAGACATTTGCTGCCGCTTTTAATACCTTTATGTCAGCACATGAAAATCTCTTTCCTCTTCCGACTGAAAAGGAAATTGAATCCCATGGGAAAGCTGCCGGTCTTAAAGTGAAGATGAGTAAGCCGATTATTAAAGAGGGCGGATGGTACCTCCTCGGCCTTCAGAAAAAATAG
- a CDS encoding low molecular weight protein-tyrosine-phosphatase, with protein sequence MVKVLFVCLGNICRSPMAEAVFSEKVKKAGLEDRIKIDSAGTGDWHVGNPPHEGTQDILRKNNIGSDGLKARQVKENDLTEYDYIIGMDAENIGHLTRMKGLKDSGEVARLLDFTEDGEDDVPDPYFTGNFDYVYELVEKGCERLLDYIREKEGLQS encoded by the coding sequence GTGGTAAAAGTGTTATTTGTGTGTCTTGGAAACATTTGCAGATCTCCTATGGCAGAAGCTGTCTTTAGTGAGAAGGTTAAAAAGGCGGGGCTGGAAGACAGGATAAAAATTGATTCCGCCGGAACAGGGGACTGGCACGTGGGCAATCCTCCCCATGAGGGAACACAGGACATTCTCAGGAAAAACAACATTGGCAGTGACGGGCTGAAGGCACGGCAGGTCAAAGAGAATGATTTAACGGAATACGATTACATCATCGGCATGGATGCAGAGAATATCGGTCATCTCACCAGGATGAAAGGTCTTAAGGACAGTGGTGAGGTTGCGAGGCTCCTCGACTTCACCGAAGACGGGGAAGATGACGTTCCAGACCCTTATTTCACAGGCAACTTTGATTATGTATACGAACTTGTAGAAAAAGGCTGCGAACGCCTCCTGGATTACATTCGTGAAAAAGAAGGCTTACAGTCATAA